GTCCGCCGTCAGGATCCGCTGCACGGCACCGGTGAAGAGGTCCCAGTGCTCTTGCTCGTCCGCGAGCTGTCTCCGTCCAAGCGCCGAGAGCCGATAGAACTTCGCGCGGCGGTTGTTCTCGGAGACGCCCCACTGGGAGCGAATCCATCCCTTGTGATCCAGTCGATGGAGCGCGGGATACAGGGAGCCCTGATTGAGCTGCAAGACATCTTCGGAGAGCTGCTGGATGCGCACAGCCACGCCCCATCCATGCATCGGTTCCCCGATCTGTAGTGTCTTGAGAATGAGGAGCTCGAGCGTGCCCTGAAGTAGATCGGTGCGTGCAGTTGTCACGAGCTTCGTTCCCCGAGTGTTGTCTCCTAGACGCTCTATAGGAGCGCCCCTATTCTTGTAGACGCTCTAGGGGAGCAAAAAGTTGCAGAGAGCCGCTAGCGGCCGAACAGTACTCCGATTCCTTGCTCGAACACGATATCACGCGGGATCCCTAGCGCGTCGAGCCGGTCCAGGTCGCCCTGGAGCTCCGGCGGGACGACCCCCTTTTCGGTCATCAACGCCTCCACACCCTCGTAGTCGCCGTTTCCCTGCAGCGTCAGGATCAGCTCGCTCAGGCCATCGACCGCGGCGCGCATCGCGTCGAAGTCGACGCGGTAGGTTCCGGACGCTTCGTCCCGCGCAAACGCGCCCTCCTCCTGGAAATAGTTGAAACGGACCATGTTGGCCTGTCCGTGCGCGCTCGATGCGCCGAAGCGCACGGAGCGGAAGATTCCGGCGAGGAACGTCACGTAGTGGTCCTCGATCGAGCCCTCGGTCAGCTCGCCACGCTCGAAGAGCTGCGTGACCATATAGAGTCCGACGACGTCCGCCTTCCCTTCCTCCATCGCCGACGCGTGCTGCCGCAGAGCGGTCCGCACGGTGCCACGGCCGTTCAGGGTGTTCTTGATACCGAGCCCGTGCGCGACCTCGTGGAACATGGTGTTGCCGAAGAACGCATCGAAGGTCACGTGAGCACGCTGGTCTTCGGGGATCAGCTGTTCGGCGAGCGGGACCATAATCTGATCGAACTTGGCCTGCATCGCGTTCTTGAGCTGAAGGCGTCGCGTGCCCTTCTCCAACTGCACTCGCTCGTCGTTGGGCAGGTTGATCGCGATCGTCTTCGACCCGGCGTTGGCGTCTCCCGCGTAGTAGACGACGTCGTACGCGTTCAGGTCAGAGTCCGTGCCGGGCGTTTCGGCCTTGTAGCGCGCGTCGACCGGCAGACCGCGCTGCAGGCTCGGCAGCAGTGCCGCGAAACGGGACAGCCTCCCACTCCACTCCAGGTCCTTGATCAGCACGTAGCCCTCGTGTCCGGCTTTGTATCCGTAAAGCTGATCTTCGTACGTCTCGATCGGTCCGATGATCACGTCGATCGGGTTGTCTTTCATGTCCATCCACGCCATGTCGCTCACCCGATAGTCATCGGTCTCGAGCGCGTCGGCGCGCAGGCGCAGATAGTTGGCGAGCCCTGGATCACTCGCGAGCTCGGCCGCCTCCCTGAGCTTCGCGGCCGCAGCCTCATGCTGTTCCGCGAACTGCTCGTGGTACGGCACAGCGACGAGTTCACCCGAGTCGTTTCGACGGACGAGCGTGTAGAGGCTCTGTAGCTCCGGGTTGTCCTCGGCCGCGGCGTCGAACTCCTCCGGCGTCATGTCTCGTGGATAGAAGTTGGCTCCGGCGGGCTTGGCGCCGACGCCCTCGATGAACGACTCATCCCCGTGCAGTCGATCCCACGGCCCGAAGTTGACCCGCAGATACTCGAGCGTCGCCGGGTCACCGCGCGACAGCTCTTCCGCCGCTCTCCGATCACCGTACGCCTGATACCAGAAGACGTCGTCCATGGGCTGCACGGCCTGGATCAGGAGGCGGACGACCTCCTGGTCGTTGGCGGAGAGGTGCGAGACGTCGGCCTCGAGGCGGACGGTCGCGTACTGGTCGAGAAGGGCGTGCATCCGCACGTGCTCCTCCGCGTTCTCAGGGTCCTCGATCGGCTCGCCGCCGCATGACACGAAGGCAGTGGTAGCGAGGAGGAGGAACAGAGATCGAGTTTGCTTCTGCATGTGGCGGCTCCGGTCTACCGTTCGGGCGTCCGGCCAAGCTACTACGCCCCCTGGCGTGGCGGAAAGCGCGGCTCATACGTTCCCGGCTCCGGCGGCGGAGTGCCGCAGTCCCCATCTTCGTAGCTCAACCGGCTCCATGTCATGAACACCAGGCGCATCGGCTTCGTCCTGCTCGCGACGGCCTTGCTCATCGTTCCGCCGTCCGCCCCCCTCGCCGCCCAGAGTGATCGCATGTCGGCCACCGAACGACTGGAGGCCTTCGAACAACATCGGGCGATGGTCGAAGGGTCCCTCTTCTCCACGCTGCCGTGGCAGCACCTCGGGCCGACGAACATCAGCGGTCGATCGACGGACGTCGCGGTCGCAGAGCCCCGGGGCGAGACGTATACGATGTACGTCGGAGGCGCCTCGGGCGGCCTGTGGAAGACCGAGAACGAGGGCGTGACCTGGACGTCGCTCTTCGACGAGCAGCTCACGACTTCCATCGGGGACATCGCGATCAGCCCGTCGAGCCCCGAGATCGTCTGGGTCGGTACCGGTGAAGCGAACATCTTCCGCAGCTCGCACGCAGGCGCGGGCATCTACAAGACGACGGACGGGGGTGAGACCTGGACGCACATGGGGCTCACAGAGACGCAGACCATCGCGCGCGTCATCGTACACCCCACGGACCCCGACATCGTCTGGGTCGCGGCGAGCGGTCACGAGTACCGGGACAATCCGTATCGGGGTGTCTACAAGACGACTGACGGTGGCGAGACTTGGCAGAACGTCCTCTTCATAGACGACATGACCGGCGCCATCGATCTGGTCATCCACCCGACCGACCCGAACACGCTGTATGCCGCGACGTGGCAGCGGCGGCGGGCGAAGTTCAACGATCCGCGCAACGAGCCGGCGTTCACGCAGTCGACGGACTACTTCACAGGCTCCGGTATCTGGAAGACTACCGACGGCGGCACCAACTGGACTCCGGTCAACGACGGGCTGCCGGAGGCCCGGTACCGCGGCCGGATCGGCATCGACATCGCGCGCTCGCGGCCGGAGACGATCTACGCGTTCGTCGACAACTACGAGATCGCGCGCGAAGCCGATGCCGATACCGAGGTCGACGCGTACGGACGGCCCCGCGGCGGCGTGATTCGCGGCGCGACCGTGTTCCGATCCGACGACGGTGGCTCCTCGTGGAGGCGGACGAGCGAGCAGGACGAGTTCATGGAGAATCTGGGCGGCACGTACGGGTGGGTCTTCGGGCAGATGCGCGTCGACCCGAACAACCCGGACAGGATCTACGTCATGGGGCTGGGTCTGAACGTCTCGAAGGACGGCGGCCGCACGTTCAGTCGGCTGACGGGGATGCACGGAGATCACCACGGTCTCTACATCGATCCGAACAACTCGGAGTACCTGGTCAACAACAACGACGGGGGCGCGTACGTCTCGTACGACGGTGGCGAGAACTGGCGGTTCTTCCGCGAGCTGCCGATGGTCCAGTTCTTCAATGTGAACTTCGACCTGGGCGATCCGTTTCGCGTGTACGGTTCGGTGCAGGACCACGGCTCGTACAGTGGTATCGTCGACCTCAGCAACGGGCGCCACGACATTCCTGCGGTCGAGTTCGACAGCGCGCCCGGTGGCGAGGGCAGCCACCATGCGATCGACCCGCGCGATCCGAACCTCGTGTATTCGGCCGGCTTCTACGGGTCGATCTCGCGCAGGAACCTCGCGACGGGCGAGAACACGTCGATCGTGCCTAGCGCAGCCCCGGGCGAACCGCCGCTTCGAGGCCAGTGGCTGGCGCACTTCATCATCTCGCCGCACGACGCGAACACCATCTACCACGGCATGAACTTCGTCTTCAAGTCGACGAATCAGGGCGACGATTGGGAGCGCATCAGCCCGGACCTGTCTCACAATGACGTTGACCGCATTGGTGACATCCAGTTCCAGACCATCGTTGCGCTCTCGGAGTCACCGATCAGGCAGGGCCTGCTCTACGCCGGCACGGACGACGGTCGTGTTCACGTGACCATGAACGACGGCGAGAGCTGGACGGATATATCGAGTGGTCTACATCCCGACCGCTTTACCTCCGAAGTGGTGGCGTCACGCCTCGACGAGGGCACCGTCTACGTGACGCAGAACGGGCGTCGCAGCGACGACTTCGCCCCGTACGTGTGGAAGTCCACCGACTACGGCCAGACGTGGCAGAGCATCGCGAACGGCATCCCCTTCGGGCCGGTGAACATCATCCGCGAGGACCCGAAGAACGACAACATCCTCTACGCCGGGAACGACGTCGGGGTCTACGTGTCGCTGAACAAAGGCGAGCAGTGGCATGCTCTCAGCCACGAGCTGCCGAGCACGTTCGTACACGACCTCGTGATCCACCCCCGCGAGGACATCATGGTGGTGGCGACCCACGGCCGCGGCATGTTCGCGTTCGATGTGCGTCAGCTCCAGCAGCTCACCCCGGCGATCGTCGCCTCGAGCTCGCACGTGTTCGGTGCTGAAGATGGCGTGCTCCCGAGCGGCGGCCGTGGAGGGTCCGGCTCGAATGGGCAGAGCGCTTACCTCCACTACTGGCTCGGTGCGGACGCCGACGTCTCGCTCGAGGTGCAGGACGGCCAGGGTAGGATGGTGAACGTGCTCGAGGCGAGCGGCTCCGCGGGCCTGCACCAGATCGAGTGGCGACTCGACCGTATGGGCGACGACCAAGGTGACCAGGGCGGCCGGGGTGGCGGCGGCTTCAGCCGCCGAGCGAACACGGTGCAGGCTGGGCAGTACACGGCCGTGCTGACCGTGAACGGCACCGAGCATCGCATGCCGATCTCCGTTACGCCCGGCGGGAACTAGTGGACCGTCCACGGCATCCCGCTTACGGCCCACCGTCGTGATGAGCCGGGCGCGGGCGATGGCGCTCGGCGTTCTGGTGTGGACGCTCCTCGCCTCGCCCGCCGCCGGCCAGGCAGTCGGAGGCGTGGTGGTCGTCCGCATGGAGACCGCCAGCGGCGACATCACCGCGGAGATATTTGTGGGTGCGGCCCCCGTTACGGCGAACAACTTTCTCGACTACGTGGATGACGGTGTCTACGACGCTGGCACGTTCTACCGCAGCGTGCGCATGGACAATCAGCCGAACGACTCGGTGAGGATCGAAGTCATCCAGGCCGGAGTGGATCGTTCAATGCGCGAACGGATGCGTCCCGCGATTCCGCTCGAACGGACCGCGGCCACGGGGCTCTCGCACGTGGATGGCGCGCTCTCGATGGCCCGAGGTGGGCCGGACACGGCCCGCGCGTCGTTCTTCATCTGCATCAACGACCAGCCCTCGCTCGACTTCGGCGGCCACCGCAACCTCGATGGTCAGGGGTTCGCCGTGTTCGGCCAGGTCATCGAGGGCATGGACGTCGTGCGTGACATCCAGATGGGTGCAATCGAAGGCCAGCAGTTGGTGGAGAGGGTCGTGATCGAGCGGATTCGGCGCGTCGAGGGTTAGCGCGCCACGAGCCTCGTCGTGGTGGCTATCGGGTCGCAGCGCCACCTGCCTTACAAGCCCGCCGAGCACCCTCGGGATTTCGCAAGAATTGTGGAATCCCGGGGGTTTTCTCGTCATATAGGGTTGGGACGGCTGTGCGATACACGAGGTTCGTGAACCTGAACATGCACACTAACATGCACACCTCAGCAACTCCGATGCCCCGATGGAGATTCGCGCCCTGCCCCTGAGACCACCGGACGGTGGAGCGCTTGATTCATGATTGAGCTGTGGTAGCGCCCTTCCACTGCAGCCCCCAGTTTTCACGTCCCCTCACGCCATCCCACAAGGTGACTTCAAGCACTACTAATGAGCGACGACGGGCTGCTTGAATCCTTGCTTCAGTACTGCAGAGACGCGGGGCGCGTTTGCCCATCCCCACCCGCTGGCACGAGATGTTCGAGTTGCTTCTTAACAACCAGGGTGAGGGCTCGGGGGAGAAGCTATCACCCCCGCTGATCCTCGGAGCTTGGGGGCACACTTCCAATCTCGACAAGATCGTCCGACTCCAATCCCAGATTATGTATAGGTGGGCAGAGGATCATGACGTCTTCGCTCTAGTGGACGACTTCCTCCGACAGCTACCTGAGAATGAATGGCACCATCTGAGGGACTAGAGCGGACTAGAGCAGGTCAGGACAAGATCTGGGCTCGCGCATCTTGGCTGCAGTCGCCATTGTTGGCGCGCAGCAGAGTCGCAGATGTGAGCATGTCCGAGGGGGGTGAGCAGATGGGGTTCCCAGCACTGCCAGGCAGCGTGGAAGCGATGGGCAAGGCACTTGAGAAAGCGAGTGGTTTCGCAGCGAAGTTGATCGACTCGCCCCTTGAAGAGATCGGCCTCATCCTTCAAGACCACCTTAGGAGCTTTAGGTTCAGGCGTCAGATCTCGCTCTTCCTTAGGGCCCAGGACCGGCTCGAAGCCGCAGGCATTGAACCAAGCACTGTGCCGCTAAAGACCATTGTCCCGCTGCTGGAGGGAGCCTCACTTGAAGACGACCCGGATCTGCAAGAGCACTGGGTCGGGTTGCTCGCTTCAGCCGCCGCGTCTTCAGAGGGGACAGCGGTTTCGCCTACTTTCCCCAAGAAAAACACGGTGAGTTAATGAAATGAAAATCGGGATTATCATCGGACGCATCGGTGACGTCGACGGCGTCGCTCTGGAGACCGAGAAGTGGGTAGAAGTCCTGCAGAAAATGGGACACGAGATATTCATTCTTTCCGGTCATTTCAAAAAGGATGTGATCGAACCGGAGAACCAGAAGGCACTTCGGGTTCTTTCATTCTTTTCCCCCGAGTGCGAATGGGAGCAGAACCGGGCTTTTTTCTTTCCACCGGATGATGCGGAACGACTTCTGAGTCACCTCGACGC
This Gemmatimonadota bacterium DNA region includes the following protein-coding sequences:
- a CDS encoding Zn-dependent hydrolase, with the translated sequence MQKQTRSLFLLLATTAFVSCGGEPIEDPENAEEHVRMHALLDQYATVRLEADVSHLSANDQEVVRLLIQAVQPMDDVFWYQAYGDRRAAEELSRGDPATLEYLRVNFGPWDRLHGDESFIEGVGAKPAGANFYPRDMTPEEFDAAAEDNPELQSLYTLVRRNDSGELVAVPYHEQFAEQHEAAAAKLREAAELASDPGLANYLRLRADALETDDYRVSDMAWMDMKDNPIDVIIGPIETYEDQLYGYKAGHEGYVLIKDLEWSGRLSRFAALLPSLQRGLPVDARYKAETPGTDSDLNAYDVVYYAGDANAGSKTIAINLPNDERVQLEKGTRRLQLKNAMQAKFDQIMVPLAEQLIPEDQRAHVTFDAFFGNTMFHEVAHGLGIKNTLNGRGTVRTALRQHASAMEEGKADVVGLYMVTQLFERGELTEGSIEDHYVTFLAGIFRSVRFGASSAHGQANMVRFNYFQEEGAFARDEASGTYRVDFDAMRAAVDGLSELILTLQGNGDYEGVEALMTEKGVVPPELQGDLDRLDALGIPRDIVFEQGIGVLFGR
- a CDS encoding peptidylprolyl isomerase, with the protein product MALGVLVWTLLASPAAGQAVGGVVVVRMETASGDITAEIFVGAAPVTANNFLDYVDDGVYDAGTFYRSVRMDNQPNDSVRIEVIQAGVDRSMRERMRPAIPLERTAATGLSHVDGALSMARGGPDTARASFFICINDQPSLDFGGHRNLDGQGFAVFGQVIEGMDVVRDIQMGAIEGQQLVERVVIERIRRVEG
- a CDS encoding PadR family transcriptional regulator; its protein translation is MTTARTDLLQGTLELLILKTLQIGEPMHGWGVAVRIQQLSEDVLQLNQGSLYPALHRLDHKGWIRSQWGVSENNRRAKFYRLSALGRRQLADEQEHWDLFTGAVQRILTAD